One segment of Parabacteroides sp. FAFU027 DNA contains the following:
- the pyrF gene encoding orotidine-5'-phosphate decarboxylase produces the protein MTKQELFANIKRKKSFLCVGLDTDIKKIPQHLLKEEDPIFAFNKEIIDATADLCVAYKPNAAFYESLGMVGIAALEKTIAYINEKYPDQFIILDAKRGDIGNTSEMYARSAFEHLKATSITVAPYMGEDSVKPFLIYPGKWVIVLALTSNKGSQDFQFTTDANGERLFEKVLKTTQQWATEDQLMFVVGATQGKMFIDVRKAAPNHFLLVPGVGAQGGSLQDVAEYGMNDTCGLLVNSSRQIIYASNGEDFAQASKAEAAKVQQEMEALLAAKGLI, from the coding sequence ATGACTAAGCAAGAGCTGTTTGCTAACATCAAACGTAAAAAATCCTTCCTCTGTGTAGGACTGGATACCGACATCAAAAAAATCCCGCAACATTTATTGAAGGAGGAAGACCCTATCTTCGCTTTTAATAAAGAAATCATCGATGCTACCGCTGATTTGTGCGTTGCATATAAGCCTAATGCTGCTTTTTACGAAAGCCTGGGTATGGTGGGAATCGCAGCTTTGGAAAAAACCATTGCTTACATCAATGAGAAATACCCTGACCAGTTTATCATCCTCGATGCGAAACGCGGTGATATCGGTAACACCTCTGAGATGTATGCCCGTTCGGCTTTCGAACACCTTAAGGCGACTTCAATTACCGTGGCGCCATATATGGGAGAAGACAGCGTGAAACCTTTCCTTATCTATCCGGGTAAATGGGTAATCGTGTTGGCTCTGACATCTAACAAAGGTTCCCAGGATTTCCAGTTTACAACTGACGCAAACGGTGAGCGCCTGTTTGAAAAGGTATTGAAAACTACGCAACAGTGGGCAACTGAAGACCAACTGATGTTTGTGGTTGGTGCAACTCAGGGCAAGATGTTTATTGATGTGCGTAAAGCGGCTCCAAATCACTTCCTGTTGGTTCCTGGTGTTGGGGCTCAGGGCGGAAGCCTTCAGGATGTTGCCGAATACGGTATGAACGATACCTGCGGCCTGTTGGTAAACTCATCCCGTCAGATTATCTACGCTTCTAACGGCGAAGACTTCGCGCAAGCTTCTAAAGCGGAAGCGGCTAAAGTACAACAAGAGATGGAAGCGCTGTTAGCTGCTAAAGGTCTTATCTAA
- a CDS encoding N-acetylmuramoyl-L-alanine amidase-like domain-containing protein: MKSKIFSLLILFSLVCTATYAQMDDKAVFEQYKSAVSPKLPLEKLIEETGRFFLDRPYVASTLEINDREQLVVNLRELDCTTFVETTFALALTAKSKDFTYDNFCRTLTQIRYRDGKIDQYPSRLHYFTDWIKDNTKKGLVKDVTKKISCDTIRFHDGFMSHNPDKYRALREHPEFIPTIAAQENDINQRIYNYIPKADVAAKANKIKTGDIIAITTNLKGLDISHVGFAVWVGKELHFMHASSTLKKVVVSDKTLAEYLSGVKIHTGIIVLRPIE; the protein is encoded by the coding sequence ATGAAGAGTAAAATATTTTCCCTATTGATTCTTTTTTCCCTTGTATGCACAGCAACATACGCCCAAATGGATGATAAAGCCGTTTTTGAGCAATATAAATCCGCTGTCAGCCCGAAGTTGCCTTTGGAGAAATTGATTGAAGAGACGGGCAGATTCTTTCTGGACCGTCCTTACGTGGCGAGTACGCTGGAGATTAACGACCGGGAGCAGTTGGTGGTCAATTTACGCGAGTTGGATTGTACTACGTTTGTGGAGACGACTTTTGCATTGGCTTTGACTGCCAAATCAAAGGATTTTACCTATGATAATTTCTGTCGCACATTGACCCAAATCCGTTATCGGGATGGTAAAATAGACCAGTATCCTTCCCGATTGCACTATTTCACCGACTGGATTAAGGACAACACAAAAAAGGGGCTCGTGAAAGATGTTACGAAGAAGATCAGCTGCGACACCATTCGATTCCATGATGGTTTTATGAGTCATAACCCTGATAAATACAGAGCCCTGCGCGAACATCCCGAATTTATCCCTACTATAGCGGCTCAGGAGAACGATATTAACCAACGCATCTACAATTATATTCCGAAGGCTGATGTGGCTGCTAAGGCGAATAAGATCAAAACCGGCGACATCATTGCCATTACCACAAACCTGAAGGGACTGGACATCAGCCACGTTGGTTTTGCCGTGTGGGTGGGCAAAGAACTGCATTTCATGCATGCTTCCTCGACGTTGAAGAAAGTGGTCGTCTCCGATAAGACATTGGCCGAATACCTGAGTGGCGTGAAAATTCATACCGGAATTATCGTATTGCGCCCTATTGAATAA